A genomic segment from Drosophila miranda strain MSH22 chromosome 3, D.miranda_PacBio2.1, whole genome shotgun sequence encodes:
- the LOC108158258 gene encoding uncharacterized protein LOC108158258 gives MQYRHFTWRTVLIVAILPLICLASDSDDRWHTYRASPRLTGPVKLLHDPQDATLNSLDEALQKISTIYMHALVAGTHTPELEAPLRALEMELFDLLDQLYKQHRLKDYMQYEAEVTRQMIIYNMLKRLFGYTQDNRGAEGR, from the coding sequence ATGCAGTACAGACATTTCACATGGCGAACAGTACTAATTGTGGCTATCTTGCCGCTGATCTGCTTGGCAAGTGATTCGGACGATCGGTGGCACACATATCGGGCCTCGCCTAGGCTGACCGGACCCGTTAAGCTCCTGCACGATCCGCAGGATGCGACGCTGAATTCCTTGGATGAGGCACTGCAGAAGATCTCAACGATCTACATGCATGCCCTGGTCgctggcacacacacacccgaATTGGAGGCGCCTCTGCGAGCCCTCGAAATGGAACTGTTCGATCTGCTCGATCAGCTGTACAAGCAGCATCGCCTCAAGGACTACATGCAGTACGAGGCGGAAGTGACGCGACAAATGATTATCTACAACATGCTCAAGCGATTGTTCGGCTATACCCAGGACAATAGGGGAGCTGAAGGCCGCTGA